The following is a genomic window from Thermodesulfovibrionales bacterium.
TATGATCGCAAGGATAAAGGCCCATATGCCGATGAAGATATCGATGAACATCTTCACCGTCGTTGCCGTCATGATCATCCACCCTTCCTTGTATTTCACCCCCTCCATCACCTCCGCCTTCGCGCGGATAAGAGAATCGGTCACCGCGCCGCTAGCGACGGCGGCGCCGTCTGTCTTCACCGCTAGCCCCATCCAGGCTCCTGCAACGAGCGGTTCCTGCCAGAGGAATTCACGAGCGAGAAAGGGAAGGAGTACCAGTTCCACAACGGCGAAGATGACGACGAGGGATGAGACCATTATCGGCACCACCGGCCTCGCCCGTATCGCTCCGCCCGTCGCGATCGCAGCCGAGACACCGCAGATCGAGATGCCGGAGGCGAGAGGGGCTGACCACTCTCTGCTGAATTTAAAGAACTTCCTCGCGATAAAATAGACGAGCGCCCAGTAGATGAGATAGGCCTCGACAATCGCACAGAGTCCCCTGAACATGACCGCTGACGCGAGACCAAGGGATTCGGCCGCCTTCACTCCGAGCCCCGCTCCCATGATGACGATGGCGGTCTTAATGTAGAGCTCAGGCCTCGTAGCCTCTTTCAGTATCTCGGCAAACCTCGGAAAGAAGTTTCCGACGATGAGCCCTACGATCAGGGCTACAATGAACCCGGCTTCGCCCGTGAGCTTCAATGCCCAGGGGATGCCAAACGTGGCCAGATCCTTTGGCGTCGTGGCTGCTATGTATGCATAGTGACCGATGAGCCAGCAGAGATATCCGATCCAGAACACGATGGTGAAACCGATTGCAAACTTTCCGACGTTCGCACCGAGTGCCTTCGCACCTATGCCCATGATGATGAGCATAGCGAGATAGGTCAAAAGCAGGGAAACAATGCCTGCCATTCCTTTTTTCTCATACTTGTCTCCGACCTTGAGTCCCGAGGCATCTTCCGTCACCGTTATCGTCTCTTCTTTGCCGTCAGCCTTCTTGAGGGTGAGTTTCTGGCCTTCGATCTTCGTGATCTCGCCCTTCACCCCCTGATAATTCTTCGACACGGGCGCCAGGGTCTTTGCGGGGTCCGTCCAGACCTTGTTGCTCACTCCCCAACCGAGAATATCTACTCCACCAAAAACGCCGAGGGAGAGGATGAATATGAAGAGGCCGAGCCAGAGAGAGAGCCAGTCTTCACTTATGCCGGGCTTCTTTAAGACCGCACAAGTTTCGACCGTATCACACTTAGCCTCAGTCAACTTGTCCTCATCCATTCGTTTTTCTTCCATATACTACCTCCCATGTTTTATAGATAGATC
Proteins encoded in this region:
- a CDS encoding putative sulfate exporter family transporter; this translates as MEEKRMDEDKLTEAKCDTVETCAVLKKPGISEDWLSLWLGLFIFILSLGVFGGVDILGWGVSNKVWTDPAKTLAPVSKNYQGVKGEITKIEGQKLTLKKADGKEETITVTEDASGLKVGDKYEKKGMAGIVSLLLTYLAMLIIMGIGAKALGANVGKFAIGFTIVFWIGYLCWLIGHYAYIAATTPKDLATFGIPWALKLTGEAGFIVALIVGLIVGNFFPRFAEILKEATRPELYIKTAIVIMGAGLGVKAAESLGLASAVMFRGLCAIVEAYLIYWALVYFIARKFFKFSREWSAPLASGISICGVSAAIATGGAIRARPVVPIMVSSLVVIFAVVELVLLPFLAREFLWQEPLVAGAWMGLAVKTDGAAVASGAVTDSLIRAKAEVMEGVKYKEGWMIMTATTVKMFIDIFIGIWAFILAIIWCAKIECKEGQKVRAIEIWHRFPKFVIGYALTFFLLLLICLPASSSITPVDKEINSLKQEISAAEKKLPTAIDPAAQAALGKTIKAKKARIAELSDQIKKPKATMAAANTATAEGNTFRVIFFVLTFFTIGVVSNFKKLWEEGIGKLAAVYLLCLFGFIIWIGLVISWIFFHGVKPPIVTG